A section of the Micromonas commoda chromosome 14, complete sequence genome encodes:
- a CDS encoding predicted protein: MEVRHDDKTPKELAKGIYESLTKELRASKQAARVSRVGLRPLRETNVYGSDMEERLGWYDSPETEALLRHIDDVKERQQHTQLCFEDMVEHRRKSARMERIARLEAEKPPSPEPEESPEEIAAREEKEKKEKLSAARKRAVERLSAAGIDAKSGKTRVLTLNEVLRKMHDGLPPPSKTSDEITRGPDAIDVVLANMASKTQCRKHRWDTTHEGWNVFQLAAREGLGDALDNLHSNCVDRSSVFGYGKKVAPAETAVSWEFLVESVAPDGRNMIHLIAAGWNHLRDRDLTEATSFAKALASRMTVAQLHVSDGGGTCLHALAAAGANTRNLLKYVLDRGGKEMLEMTNARGETPVQCARAALEALKAEDAAADARLAKILPPHVTEDPAEVEDIKRRLMAKFHRKKQGLASCIEELELAAKASGAVSSPPAATGRSERRKAPSAQKPAPEPEPEPEGDKAGEEDVEGEEPDFGGAEE; this comes from the coding sequence atggaggtGAGGCACGACGACAAGACGCcgaaggagctcgccaagggAATCTACGAGTCCCTGACCAAGGAGctgcgcgcgtcgaagcaggctgcgcgcgtctcgagggTCGGCTTGAGGCCGCTGAGAGAGACCAACGTGTACGGTTCCGACATGGAGGAGCGCCTGGGCTGGTACGACTCGCCCGAGACGGAAGCGCTGCTGCGAcacatcgacgacgtcaaggagCGGCAGCAACACACGCAGCTGTGCTTCGAGGACATGGTGGAGCACCGGCGCAAGTCGGCGCGGATGGAGCGAATCGCCAGGCTCGAAGCGGAGAAACCGCCGAGCCCGGAGCCGGAAGAATCGCCGGAGGAGATTGCCGCTCGAGAGGaaaaggagaagaaggagaagctcagcgcggcgaggaagcgcgcggtggagcggctcagcgccgcgggcataGACGCCAAGAGCGGTAAGACGCGCGTCCTCACCCTGAACGAGGTTCTCCGGAAGATGCACGACGGGttaccgccgccgtcgaagacTTCGGATGAAATCACCCGGGGCCCGGATgcgatcgacgtcgtcctcgcgaaCATGGCGAGCAAGACGCAGTGTCGCAAGCACAGGTGGGACACCACGCACGAGGGTTGGAACGTCTTCCAGCTCGCCGCCAGGGaaggcctcggcgacgcgctcgataATCTGCACTCGAACTGCGTCGATCGGTCGTCCGTGTTTGGCTACGGGAAGAAagtcgcgccggcggagacggcggtgtCGTGGGAGTTTCTGGTCGAGTCGGTGGCGCCGGACGGGCGAAACATGATCcacctcatcgccgcgggatgGAATCACCTGCGAGACAGGGACCTgacggaggcgacgtcgttcgccaaggcgctggcgTCGCGGATGACCGTCGCGCAGCTGCACGTGtctgacggcggcggcacgtgtctgcacgcgctcgccgcggcgggtgctaACACCCGTAACCTGCTCAAGTACGTCCTGGACAGGGGCGGGAAAGAGATGCTGGAGatgacgaacgcgcgcggggagacgCCAGTGCAatgcgcgagggcggcgctcgaggcgttgAAAGCGGAggacgcagccgccgacgcgagacTGGCGAAGATCCTTCCCCCACACGTCACCGAGGAtcccgcggaggtggaggacaTCAAGCGTCGGTTGATGGCCAAGTTCCATCGCAAGAAGCAGGGGCTGGCGTCGTGCATCGAGGAGCTGGAgctggcggcgaaggcgagcggcgcggtgagttccccaccggcggcgacagggAGGTCGGAGAGGCGCAAAGCGCCTTCAGCGCAGAAGCCGGctcccgagcccgagccggagCCTGAAGGCGACAaagccggcgaggaggatgtcGAAGGAGAGGAGCCCGACtttggcggcgcggaggagtaG
- a CDS encoding predicted protein, which translates to MSAIATSSCLSAAAKAVARDALGALQSRNIWRTRGGRAGLRPRDRRSLVTRATATAGRLSGFSGPRISPTKPNSQTMVGKTLKKVKPGDLLALTLTAGDGSGHLASGEDLNQVTWMVATKLSTSTGGHLCVDGEVNGLRVQVIDQGARGGARLGIVGLVVDPGDSWWHERFPGWRAHLAKREELETSVMNSVVDLRICMSLDKIERCVVTNPSLWCAGADSPRRRSVITDPIERATQTAGEILALLNGERGVVMCQLWAGWAPMHEQPVEAPYVTQLLRRAIESGVVGVAMSESDDVEGNPGLTAVLYSKKDGQESAGDGDARKKRVRTWRAKDCERWARKIAELGAQADCPAVTPYECVLVGMALGYDERDIAYHLQGLGSPFSAALFERAREVLEGKDGASGKNEEKKKKNGGLMGGIFK; encoded by the coding sequence ATGTCCGCGATCGCAACATCGTCGTGCCtctcggcggccgcgaaggccgtcgcgcgcgacgccctcggcgcgctccaaTCGAGGAATATCTGGCGCACCCGGGGAGGCCGCGCCGGATTACggccgcgcgatcgccggaGCCTGGTgacccgcgccaccgccaccgcgggtcGCCTGTCGGGTTTCTCCGGCCCGCGAATCTCCCCGACGAAGCCCAACAGCCAGACGATGGTGGGCAAGACCCTCAAGAAGGTCAAGCccggcgatctcctcgccctcacgctcaccgcgggcgacgggagcggccacctcgcgtccggcgagGATCTCAACCAGGTCACGTGGATGGTCGCCACCAAGCTCAGCACCTCCACGGGCGGGCACCTctgcgtcgacggcgaggtcaaCGGACTTCGCGTGCAGGTCATCGACcagggcgcgcggggcggcgcgagactcggcatcgtcggcctcgtcgtcgacccggGCGACAGCTGGTGGCACGAACGCTTTCCGGGATGGAGAGCGCACCTCGCCAAGCGAGAGGAGCTGGAGACGTCCGTGATGAACTCCGTCGTGGACCTCCGGATCTGCATGTCCCTGGACAAGATCGAGCGGTGCGTCGTGACGAACCCGTCGTTGTggtgcgcgggcgccgactccccgcgcaggcgctccgTCATCACCGACCCCATCGAGCGAGCCACGCAAACCGCCGGGGAGATTCTCGCTCTACTcaacggcgagcgcggagtgGTGATGTGCCAGCTGTGGGCCGGGTGGGCGCCCATGCACGAGCAGCCCGTGGAGGCGCCCTACGTCACGCAGCTCCTCCGACGGGCCATCGaatccggcgtcgtcggcgtcgccatgaGCGaatccgacgacgtcgagggtaACCCCGGGCTCACCGCCGTCCTGTACAGCAAGAAGGATGGGCAGGAGagcgccggggacggcgacgcaaGAAAGAAGCGGGTGCGCACGTGGCGCGCCAAGGACTGCGAGCGATGGGCGCGGaagatcgccgagctcggggcGCAGGCGGACTGTCCCGCGGTGACGCCTTACGAGTGCGTCTTGGTAGGCATGGCGCTCGGATACGACGAGCGAGACATCGCGTACCACCTTCAAGGGCTGGGGTCGCcgttcagcgcggcgctgttcgaacgcgcgagggaggtgcTGGAGGGGAaggacggcgcgtcggggaagaacgaggagaagaagaagaagaacgGGGGGCTCATGGGCGGCATCTTCAAGTGA
- a CDS encoding histone deacetylase (Unclassified RPD3 type histone deacetylase protein with similarity to acetylpolyamine aminohydrolase (aphA) proteins of Archae. ChromDB ID: HDA20105; Rpd3/HDA1 superfamily), translating into MGFCLFGTVAAAARHAQRARGMARVMIFDFDVHHGNGTNDIFRDDPSVLFVSTHEDGSFPGTGKMSDAGEGDGVGATINVPLPPGSGDAAALAAFDEIVAPAAARFAPDIVLVSAGYDAHWRDPLAGLSFRTGTYWRLSARVKALADELCGGRCVFLLEGGYDLTGLGEGVADSFRALLGDGSGEDPGAIAGLTDEPTEKVRRVLAEAKAMHQL; encoded by the coding sequence ATGGGATTCTGCCTCTTCGgcacggtcgccgcggcggcgaggcacgcgcaacgcgcgcgcgggatggCGCGGGTGATGATCTTCGACTTTGACGTGCACCACGGCAACGGCACGAACGACATCTTCAGGGACGACCCCTCCGTCCTCTTCGTGTCCACGCACGAGGACGGAAGCTTcccggggacggggaagatgtccgacgccggcgaaggcgacggcgtcggggcgacgaTCAACGTGCCGCTGCCCCCCGggtccggcgacgccgccgcgctcgcggcgtttgACGAGATCGTAGCCCCGGCAGCCGCTCGATTCGCGCCGGATATCGTCCTGGTGTCCGCCGGGTACGACGCGCACTGGcgcgacccgctcgcgggcCTCAGCTTCCGCACCGGGACGTACTGGCGTCTGAGCGCGCGGGtcaaggcgctggcggacgaGTTGTGCGGCGGGCGGTGCGTGTTTTTGCTGGAAGGGGGATACGACCTGACGGGtctgggcgagggcgtcgcggattCGTTCAGGGCGCTGCTCGGGGACGGGTCGGGGGAGGACCcgggggcgatcgcggggCTGACGGACGAGCCGACGGAGAAGGTGCGCAgggtgctcgccgaggccaaggcgatgCACCAGCTGTAG
- a CDS encoding predicted protein, with protein sequence MNDPPAQHRKGVKQRSPDEWKDRLRADVIERVRASRTAILSRARGGTAGESPALFRDGVRLELADILADEVTRAERHHRPDATPERRDASPAPSTSDDGMWNDDPIVKPRSRRSPSPAQLSSPALSWDEHAGTKLTSVEYEDLMLAMHEAVEEDLRREEAAMLAAELESVEAQEADELAAAVASFEAWTVDSIAAGAQLSSGGGDSTPAVPCPVCSTRRVLMTDDVLFCGCGNFRLARGEVPGERRVRARAGNRGGSGSSAKDGLLDASSREASFGLDHLRRRLAETYAAHAENGGCDDARALAFDVRNAFGVEALWAECGRCGFIETVM encoded by the exons atgaacgACCCACCGGCGCAGCATCGCAAGGGCGTCAAGCAGCGCAGCCCCGATGAGTGGaag GACCGGCTCAGGGCGGACGTCATCGAGCGAGTCCGCGCCAGTCGCACCGCCATCCTCTCcagggcgcggggcggcacCGCCGGCGAATCCCCCGCCTTgttccgcgacggcgtgcgcctcgagctcgccgacatactcgccgacgaggtgacccgcgccgaacgacACCATCggccggacgcgacgccggagagacgagacgcgtcgcccgcgccgtccacgtccgacgacggcatGTGGAACGACGACCCCATCGTCAAGCCACGgtcgcgccggtcgccgtcgccggcacagctgtcgtcgccggcgctgTCTTGGGACGAACACGCGGGCACGAAGCTCACCTCCGTGGAGTACGAGGACCTCATGCTCGCGATGCACgaagccgtcgaggaggacctgAGACGGGAGGAAgccgcgatgctcgcggcggagctcgagtcggtggaggcgcaggaggctgacgaactcgcggcggcggtggcatCGTTCGAGGCGTGGACCGTGgactccatcgccgcgggcgcacagctgtcgtCCGGAGGTGGGGACTCGACGCCGGCTGTGCCGTGCCCCGTGTGCTCGACGCGAAGGGTGCTCATGACGGACGACGTCCTGTTCTGCGGATGCGGGAACTTTCGGctggcgcggggggaggTGCCGGgggagcggcgcgtgcgcgctcgagcgggaAACCGGGGCGGATCGGGGAGCTCGGCGAAAGACGGGTTATTAGATGCATCCTCGAGGGAGGCGAGCTTCGGGCTGGACCACCTGCGTCGGCGGTTGGCGGAGacgtacgcggcgcacgcggagaacggcgggtgcgacgacgcgagggcgctggcgtTCGACGTGCGGAACGCGTTCGGGGTGGAGGCGCTGTGGGCGGAGTGCGGTAGGTGCGGCTTCATCGAGACGGTGATgtga
- a CDS encoding predicted protein: MTETRPNSTALPRATLTRWLCVAVFLLLSGKSTALEIAGHGRSASWTQIGATFTGSGSEKPGSVLSFSEDGSRLLVGSIPVPAYVDVYEWQSGSSAWTLLGARISPPHGSIVSACLSGDGKVVAIGDFNGGDFNGAGLEVWWTVAVYHYASGSWQRVGSDIVGSSSEGYYAEVSLSSDGKVLAIGNNNQTLSSYDSSDHNATMTGRVRIYQWPASDLTASGVAWTQMGEPIEAWSTSSGFYPWFGPYSQKVYADAGKLSGDGKRVALFKTNGWAQKGYVYEWKSSSWSIVGDSIDLEGTASISYDGNVVAGSYGNVYKWSSGAWSSIRTEYFGYYTSLSRDGTRVAYADSWNEGVVLVHQWDSEAESWGRMLDIRGESASDQVGAMVSLSGDGSRVAVFSDGAKHTRVFEVGTTCDTSVAPPNASVGNCPAKLASGSSCQPTCNSGYSATRPTTCVSGYLKNATCAAGCEVSSAPVNGGKGDCGNLLAKSKSCTPTCNDGYVRKGNKKTSCDSAGVLSAAECRKRYSWGDAKFCPKYENVVFCWSVKKKEDCLAARPKRDCKWSNSSSGGSEYCYHDDKEFDEMWDESYYHDFAADKCGSVDPWTRDAL; encoded by the exons ATGACCGAGACGAGGCCTAACTCGACCGCACTCCCGCGCGCCACCCTGACGCGGTGGCtgtgcgtcgccgtcttcctcctcctctcggGTAAATCGACCGCCCTCGAGATCGCGGGGCACGGACGCAGCGCTTCGTGGACCCAGATTGGAGCCACGTTCACGGGCAGCGGATCAGAAAAACCGGGGAGCGTCTTGTCTTTTTCCGAGGATGGCTCGCGCCTGCTCGTCGGCTCGATCCCTGTTCCTGCTTACGTCGATGTGTACGAATGGCAGTCCGGCTCAAGCGCATGGACGCTTCTCGGCGCCAGGATCTCCCCGCCGCATGGAAGTATCGTCAGCGCGTGTCTTTCAGGCGATGGCAAGGTGGTAGCAATCGGCGATTTCAACGGCGGCGATTTCAACGGTGCCGGTTTGGAAGTTTGGTGGACCGTCGCCGTGTATCACTACGCATCCGGCTCTTGGCAACGGGTCGGTTCCGATATCGTCGGGTCCTCGTCCGAGGGATATTACGCTGAAGTTTCGCTCTCGAGTGACGGCAAGGTGTTGGCGATCGGAAACAACAATCAAACTCTTTCTTCCTACGATTCGTCTGATCAcaacgcgacgatgacgggcCGAGTCCGAATTTACCAGTGGCCCGCAAGCGACCTGACGGCATCCGGTGTAGCGTGGACCCAGATGGGTGAACCGATCGAAGCGTggtcgacgagctcagggTTTTACCCCTGGTTCGGTCCATACAGCCAAAAGGTCTACGCGGACGCCGGTAagctctccggcgacggcaaaCGCGTCGCCCTGTTCAAAACCAACGGATGGGCCCAAAAAGGGTACGTCTACGAGTGgaaatcgtcgtcgtggtcgaTCGTCGGAGACTCGATAGATCTGGAAGGGACAGCCTCGATTTCGTACGACGGAAACGTCGTGGCGGGCTCGTACGGAAATGTGTACAAATGGAGTTCTGGAGCATGGAGCAGCATTCGGACTGAATATTTTGGCTATTACACGTCCCTCTCGCGTGACGGTACCCGCGTCGCGTATGCTGACTCGTGgaacgagggcgtcgtcttGGTGCATCAATGGGACTCGGAAGCTGAATCGTGGGGGCGCATGCTTGATATCCGGGGGGAATCCGCAAGTGATCAGGTCGGTGCAATGGTATCCCTTTCCGGGGATGGTTCTCGCGTGGCGGTGTTCTCTGACGGGGCGAAGCACACGAGAGTTTTCGAGGTCGGCACCACGTGCGACACGTCCGTCGCTCCTCCCAACGCTTCCGTCGGCAACTGCcccgcgaagctcgcgtccGGCTCGAGCTGCCAGCCGACGTGCAATTCGGGCTACAGCGCGACAAGACCGACGACCTGCGTGTCGGGGTACCTGAAGAACGCCACCTGTGCCGCGGGATGCGAAGTCTCATCCGCGCCAGTCAACGGCGGGAAGGGCGATTGCGGCAACCTTCTCGCCAAGTCAAAGTCGTGCACTCCGACGTGCAACGACGGGTACGTGCGCAAAGGGAACAAGAAGACGAGCTGCGACAGCGCCGGTGTCCTCAGTGCGGCCGAGTGCAGGAAGAGGTACTCCTGGGGAGATGCCAAGTTCTGCCCGAAATACGAGAACGTCGTATTCTGCTGGAGCGTCAAGAAGAAAGAGGATTGTCTCGCAGCGAGGCCAAAGAGAGACTGTAAGTGGAGCAACTCTTCATCAGGCGGGTCCGAATATTGTTACCATGACGATAAGGAGTTTGATGAAATGTGGGATGAATCGTATTATCATGATTTTGCGGCTGACAAGTGCGGGTCTGTGGACCCCTGGACGCgtgacgc GTTGTGA